A single genomic interval of Zingiber officinale cultivar Zhangliang chromosome 4A, Zo_v1.1, whole genome shotgun sequence harbors:
- the LOC121969150 gene encoding biotin carboxylase 2, chloroplastic-like: MDSIVYCKSPSLPTTGLFPRFAGGIKSSRCISRLGWASNFSSICSPRRNARMTRRSNNHGGALCATCQAEKILVANRGEIAVRVIRTAHEMGIPCVAVHSTIDQEALHVRLADEAVCIGEGPSSQSYLVVENVLAAAINRGCTMLHPGYGFLSENANFVDTCKQRGINFIGPNPDSIRVMGDKATARETMKNAGVPTVPGSEGLLQSTNEAVKLANEIGFPVMIKATAGGGGRGMRLAKEPEEFVKLLQQAKSEAQVAFGNDGVYLEKYIQNPRHIEFQVLADKYGNVVHFGERDCSIQRRNQKLLEEAPSPALNPELRKAMGDAAVAAAASIGYVGVGTIEFLLDERGSFYFMEMNTRIQVEHPVTEMISSTDLIEEQIRVALGERLRYKQEDIVLRGHSIECRINAEDAFKGFRPGPGKITSYLPSGGPFTRMDSHVYPGYVVPPTYDSLLGKLIVWAPTREKAIERMKRALDDTVITGIPTTIDYHKLILEIEDFKKGKVDTAFIPKHEQELAVLQERVLSTAGSN, encoded by the exons ATGGACTCCATTGTCTACTGCAAGTCTCCGAGCTTGCCTACT ACGGGTTTGTTTCCCAGATTTGCTGGGGGAATAAAAAGCTCAAGATGTATCTCCAGGCTGGGATGGGCTTCCAATTTCAGCAGTATATGTTCTCCAAGAAGAAATGCCCGCATGACCAGGAGATCAAACAATCACGGTGGAGCCCTTTGTGCAACCTGTCAGGCTGAGAAGATTCTTGTGGCTAATAGAGGAGAAATTGCTGTCAGAGTTATTCGAACTGCACATGAAATGGGAATACCTTGTGTTGCTGTGCACTCCACAATTGACCAGGAAGCTCTTCATGTGAGGCTAGCAGATGAAGCTGTATGCATTGGTGAAGGTCCAAGTAGTCAGTC GTATTTGGTGGTTGAAAAtgtcctagctgctgccatcaaTCGTGGTTGTACTATGTTACATCCTGGTTATGGTTTCCTGTCCGAGAATGCTAATTTTGTTGACACCTGCAAACAACGCGGTATCAACTTTATTGGCCCCAAT CCTGACAGCATTCGAGTAATGGGGGATAAGGCTACAGCTAGGGAAACAATGAAGAACGCGGGTGTTCCCACAGTACCTGGAAGCGAGGGATTGCTGCAG TCAACAAATGAAGCCGTGAAGCTTGCTAATGAAATTGGCTTTCCAGTCATGATCAAG GCAACTGCAGGTGGAGGAGGACGTGGAATGCGTCTAGCTAAAGAACCAGAGGAGTTTGTGAAGCTACTACAG CAAGCCAAAAGTGAGGCACAAGTTGCATTTGGAAATGATGGAGTTTATTTGGAGAAATATATCCAGAATCCAAGGCACATTGAGTTTCAG GTTCTTGCCGATAAGTATGGAAATGTCGTACATTTTGGAGAGCGTGATTGTAGTATCCAG AGAAGAAATCAGAAGCTTCTAGAGGAAGCTCCGTCCCCTGCTTTGAACCCAGAACTCCGGAAGGCTATGGGTGATGCAGCGGTGGCAGCTGCTGCATCTATAGGTTATGTAGGTGTTGGCACTATTGAGTTTCTCCTTGATGAACGAGGCTCTTTCTACTTTATGGAGATGAACACCAGGATACAG GTAGAGCATCCTGTCACAGAAATGATTTCTTCAACTGACTTGATTGAGGAGCAGATTCGTGTAGCTCTTGGAGAGAGGCTGAGATACAAACAG GAAGATATTGTTCTAAGAGGACATTCAATTGAATGCCGCATTAATGCGGAAGATGCCTTCAAAGGTTTTCGTCCCGGGCCTG GTAAGATCACATCATACTTGCCATCTGGAGGTCCATTTACTAGAATGGATAGTCATGTTTACCCAGGCTACGTGGTGCCCCCAACTTATGATTCCCTACTTGGAAAG CTTATTGTTTGGGCACCAACCAGGGAGAAAGCAATTGAAAGAATGAAAAGGGCCCTGGATGACACTGTTATCACAG GAATTCCCACAACTATTGACTATCATAAGCTAATTCttgaaattgag gacttcaaaaaaggaaaagtGGACACTGCATTCATACCAAAGCATGAGCAGGAACTGGCTGTA CTCCAGGAACGGGTCCTATCTACCGCAGGCAGCAACTAA
- the LOC121969151 gene encoding 60S ribosomal protein L12-1-like — protein MPPKLDPTQVVEVFVRVTGGEVGAASSLAPKIGPLGLSPKKIGEDIAKETAKDWKGLRVTVKLTVQNRQAKVAVVPSAAALVIKALKEPERDRKKTKNIKHNGNISLDDVIEIARVMRPRSMAKDLSGTVKEILGTCVSVGCTVDGKDPKDLQQEISDGEVEVPLE, from the coding sequence aTGCCGCCCAAGTTGGACCCGACCCAGGTCGTCGAAGTGTTCGTGCGCGTCACCGGTGGTGAGGTCGGGGCAGCCAGCTCTCTCGCGCCGAAGATCGGCCCTTTGGGTCTCTCCCCGAAGAAGATCGGAGAGGACATAGCCAAGGAGACGGCCAAAGACTGGAAGGGCCTTCGAGTCACCGTCAAGCTCACCGTCCAGAATCGCCAGGCCAAAGTCGCCGTCGTCCCCTCCGCCGCGGCCCTCGTCATCAAGGCCCTCAAGGAGCCCGAGCGCGACCGCAAGAAGACCAAGAACATCAAGCATAACGGAAATATCTCACTGGACGATGTTATCGAGATCGCCAGGGTGATGCGCCCCAGGTCCATGGCCAAGGACCTCTCCGGCACCGTCAAGGAGATTCTCGGAACTTGCGTGTCCGTAGGCTGCACCGTCGACGGCAAGGACCCCAAGGACCTTCAGCAGGAGATCTCCGATGGTGAAGTAGAGGTTCCTCTTGAGTAA